The Castellaniella sp. genome includes a window with the following:
- a CDS encoding HAD-IA family hydrolase, whose protein sequence is MMQTHHSLSAYRAVIFDWDGTLLDSTHHIVSALIGACRDLGLPEPSREAAGWVIGLSLQAALEQLVPGLKPEQIDPFVDRYRAHFMQRQGEIHFFDGQVGLLRALHANGTILGVATGKSRRGLDQSIEQLGLQGLFQATRTVDEAHGKPDPDMLNQLLSELDLTPDATLMVGDTTHDVLMARAAGLDSLAVAYGAHRADLLESARPTALVKTVPDMQAWIKARTA, encoded by the coding sequence ATGATGCAAACACACCACAGTCTCTCTGCCTATCGCGCTGTCATTTTCGACTGGGACGGCACTTTGCTGGATTCCACCCATCATATTGTCAGTGCCCTGATCGGCGCCTGCCGGGACCTGGGCCTGCCAGAACCCAGCCGCGAAGCGGCGGGCTGGGTCATTGGTCTGTCGCTGCAGGCCGCCCTTGAGCAGTTGGTGCCAGGGCTGAAGCCAGAGCAGATTGACCCCTTCGTTGACCGTTATCGGGCTCATTTCATGCAGCGCCAGGGGGAGATCCACTTTTTTGACGGCCAGGTCGGACTGCTGCGCGCGCTGCATGCCAATGGGACTATCCTGGGGGTCGCCACCGGCAAGAGCCGTCGTGGCTTGGATCAATCCATCGAGCAGTTGGGCCTGCAAGGCCTGTTCCAGGCCACCCGCACCGTCGACGAGGCCCATGGCAAGCCCGATCCCGACATGCTGAATCAGCTATTGTCCGAGCTTGATCTGACGCCGGACGCCACTTTGATGGTGGGCGATACCACCCACGACGTCCTGATGGCGCGGGCGGCGGGCCTCGATAGTCTGGCGGTTGCCTATGGGGCGCATCGGGCCGATTTGCTCGAATCCGCCCGTCCCACCGCTTTGGTGAAGACGGTACCGGACATGCAGGCCTGGATCAAAGCCCGTACGGCTTGA
- the rpmF gene encoding 50S ribosomal protein L32 — MAVQQNKKSPSKRGMHRSHDFLTVPATAIEPTTGEQHLRHHISPNGVYRGRKVLKTKNDE; from the coding sequence ATGGCTGTTCAGCAAAACAAAAAGAGCCCGTCCAAGCGCGGCATGCATCGTTCACACGATTTCCTCACGGTGCCCGCCACGGCCATCGAGCCCACCACGGGCGAACAGCATCTGCGTCATCACATCAGCCCTAACGGGGTGTATCGTGGCCGCAAGGTCCTCAAGACCAAGAACGACGAATAA
- a CDS encoding YceD family protein — MHIDALEFSRAMRVAEGRTVAHEFTRLCQDLPQPQDGEISWQVSGRHDVPTGRMGLGIQAQGQVSLVCQRCLEAMPVLLQVDNVVGLARDQARLDALDALDSSGEGSDIEYVLADQRLDLLALIEDELILVLPYAPRHDVCPVAVDQADSVAQDKSSPFAVLEQLRKH, encoded by the coding sequence ATGCATATTGATGCCCTGGAGTTTTCGCGGGCGATGCGTGTGGCCGAGGGGCGCACAGTAGCGCATGAATTCACCCGTTTGTGTCAGGATTTGCCCCAACCTCAGGATGGCGAAATCAGCTGGCAGGTATCCGGACGGCACGATGTCCCAACCGGGCGCATGGGGCTGGGTATCCAGGCCCAAGGCCAGGTCAGTCTGGTGTGCCAGCGCTGTCTTGAGGCCATGCCTGTGCTGCTGCAGGTGGATAATGTCGTCGGTCTGGCCCGTGATCAGGCGCGTTTGGATGCATTGGACGCCTTGGATTCCAGTGGCGAAGGGTCGGATATCGAATACGTTTTGGCGGACCAGCGGCTGGATTTGCTGGCGCTGATCGAAGACGAGCTGATTCTGGTTTTGCCTTATGCGCCCCGGCACGATGTCTGTCCGGTAGCTGTGGATCAGGCGGATTCGGTTGCTCAGGATAAATCATCACCCTTTGCTGTTCTCGAACAGCTCAGGAAACACTAA
- a CDS encoding RluA family pseudouridine synthase, with product MLLFPMRKIDTSSDPKETSAPQVRQVVVDTESEGQRLDNFLLRLSKGVPKSHLYKAIRDGQVRVNKGRCRADTRLQVGDQVRIPPLRLPDPGARRPVPPASFPVLYEDPHLLVIDKPAGVAVHGGSGVSFGVIEQLRAARPDERLLELAHRLDRETSGVLMIARSRKALLALHEMMRNSQGHKHYLALVVGDWVNDRQHIRLPLLKYLTPSGERRVRVDAQGKAAHTIISLKHRYGGAYSLVDAELRTGRTHQIRVHLAAQGHPIAGDEKYGIESIRTALFAQGLRRMFLHAHRLEIPHPITAEPLRLEAPLPAMCQAFLDSLSQGYVRSAGKP from the coding sequence ATGCTGCTTTTCCCTATGCGCAAAATAGATACTTCATCCGACCCCAAAGAGACGAGCGCGCCACAGGTGCGCCAGGTGGTGGTGGATACCGAATCAGAGGGGCAGCGGCTGGATAATTTCTTGTTGCGCCTCAGCAAAGGCGTCCCCAAAAGCCATCTCTACAAAGCCATTCGCGATGGTCAGGTGCGGGTCAATAAAGGCCGTTGCCGGGCGGATACACGCTTGCAGGTGGGGGATCAGGTGCGTATTCCGCCGCTGCGGCTGCCCGATCCTGGTGCCCGACGCCCGGTGCCGCCTGCCAGTTTTCCCGTGCTCTACGAGGACCCCCATCTGCTGGTTATCGATAAGCCTGCGGGGGTGGCCGTGCATGGTGGCAGTGGCGTGTCCTTTGGGGTCATCGAACAACTGCGTGCTGCCCGCCCCGACGAGCGTCTGCTGGAACTCGCCCACCGACTGGACCGCGAGACCTCCGGCGTGCTGATGATTGCCCGTAGCCGCAAGGCGCTGCTGGCCTTGCACGAGATGATGCGCAATAGCCAGGGTCATAAGCACTACCTGGCCCTGGTGGTCGGCGATTGGGTCAATGACCGCCAGCATATTCGTCTGCCCTTATTGAAGTATCTAACCCCCAGCGGCGAGCGCCGCGTGCGGGTCGATGCCCAAGGCAAGGCCGCCCACACCATCATTAGCTTGAAACATCGCTATGGCGGTGCGTATTCCTTGGTGGATGCCGAGCTGCGCACAGGGCGCACCCACCAGATCCGGGTGCATCTGGCCGCACAAGGCCACCCCATTGCGGGCGACGAGAAATATGGCATTGAGTCCATCCGCACGGCCTTGTTCGCGCAGGGCTTGCGGCGCATGTTTCTGCATGCGCATCGCCTGGAAATCCCCCATCCCATCACTGCCGAACCCTTGCGACTGGAAGCGCCATTGCCTGCCATGTGCCAGGCGTTTCTGGACAGCCTCAGCCAGGGTTATGTGCGCTCTGCTGGAAAACCATGA
- a CDS encoding SAM-dependent methyltransferase codes for MTILHLIPVGLGDSAPERWLPQTAREIAAQLRFFIAENAKSARAFLKLIGTAVPLQEITIHTLRADTTAQEIRDWLAAVPTDQDLALVSEAGCPAVADPGALVVAQAQARGLRVQPWTGPSSIMLGLMASGLQGQRFAFHGYAPVKAHERDAQLRAWESLSHKHQQTQILIETPYRNLALFEALLSVLRESTRLCVASSLTCKEESVRTLSIQEWRKAGAPDFERQPTLFLFLAG; via the coding sequence ATGACGATTTTGCATCTTATCCCTGTCGGACTGGGGGATAGCGCCCCCGAACGCTGGCTACCCCAGACTGCACGCGAAATCGCCGCCCAGCTCAGGTTTTTTATCGCTGAAAATGCGAAATCCGCCCGAGCCTTCCTGAAGCTGATCGGCACTGCAGTGCCGCTGCAGGAAATCACGATTCACACGCTGCGGGCTGATACGACGGCACAGGAAATTCGCGACTGGCTGGCCGCCGTGCCCACAGACCAGGACCTGGCGCTGGTATCAGAGGCTGGCTGCCCGGCGGTGGCCGACCCTGGTGCGCTGGTGGTCGCACAGGCACAGGCACGCGGACTGCGCGTGCAGCCCTGGACCGGGCCATCATCGATCATGCTGGGCCTGATGGCCAGCGGCCTGCAAGGTCAGCGATTTGCCTTTCATGGCTATGCGCCAGTCAAAGCCCACGAACGCGATGCGCAGTTGCGAGCCTGGGAGTCTCTATCGCACAAACACCAGCAGACGCAGATTTTGATTGAAACCCCCTACCGCAACCTGGCGTTGTTCGAGGCCTTATTGAGCGTCTTGCGAGAATCGACGCGCCTGTGCGTAGCCAGTTCCCTGACCTGCAAAGAAGAATCCGTACGCACCTTGAGCATCCAGGAATGGCGCAAGGCAGGTGCGCCCGACTTCGAGCGACAGCCCACATTATTTCTGTTTTTGGCCGGATAA
- the acpP gene encoding acyl carrier protein has product MESIEQRVKKIVAEQLGVNEAEIKNESSFLDDLGADSLDMVELVMALEDEFETEIPDEEAEKITTVQQAVDYITSHSKQ; this is encoded by the coding sequence ATGGAAAGCATCGAACAGCGCGTCAAGAAGATCGTCGCTGAGCAACTTGGCGTCAATGAAGCCGAGATCAAAAACGAATCTTCCTTCCTTGACGACCTCGGTGCCGATTCGCTCGACATGGTCGAGCTCGTGATGGCCCTCGAAGACGAATTCGAAACAGAAATTCCCGACGAGGAAGCCGAAAAAATCACGACGGTGCAGCAGGCGGTCGATTACATCACCTCGCATAGCAAACAGTAA
- the fabG gene encoding 3-oxoacyl-ACP reductase FabG, with protein MEDHSLTGKIALVTGASRGIGRAIAQQLAAAGATVIGTATSSAGADGITAALSAQGGRGVVLNVDDSAACDALLAELASQGGPHILVNNAGITRDGLVLRMKDDDWAAVINTNLSAVFRLSRGVARTMMKARWGRIINISSVVGYSGNPGQVNYAAAKAGVAGLSRSLAQELGSRGITVNCVAPGFIDTDMTRTLTDAQKSAILQQIPLGHLGTDQDIASAVSYLASPQAGYITGTTLHVNGGMYM; from the coding sequence ATGGAAGACCATAGTCTGACTGGAAAAATCGCCCTGGTGACGGGTGCATCACGCGGTATAGGCCGGGCAATCGCCCAGCAGTTGGCTGCCGCAGGCGCGACCGTGATCGGTACTGCCACGTCATCGGCTGGCGCCGATGGCATTACGGCTGCATTGTCGGCTCAGGGTGGCCGCGGGGTTGTGCTGAATGTAGACGATAGCGCTGCCTGCGACGCTCTGCTGGCCGAGCTGGCCAGCCAAGGCGGGCCGCATATCCTGGTCAATAACGCGGGCATCACCCGAGATGGTCTGGTGCTGCGCATGAAGGACGACGACTGGGCCGCGGTGATCAACACCAATCTGTCCGCCGTGTTCCGCTTGTCGCGCGGAGTGGCCAGGACCATGATGAAGGCCCGGTGGGGTCGTATCATCAATATCTCATCGGTGGTGGGCTACAGCGGCAATCCCGGCCAAGTCAATTACGCTGCCGCCAAGGCTGGTGTTGCTGGCCTGTCGCGGTCACTGGCCCAGGAGCTCGGCAGCCGGGGCATTACCGTCAATTGCGTGGCCCCCGGGTTTATCGACACCGACATGACGCGCACCCTGACTGACGCCCAAAAATCCGCCATTCTGCAGCAGATTCCCCTGGGGCACCTGGGCACGGATCAAGACATTGCCAGCGCAGTTTCCTACCTGGCCAGCCCCCAGGCAGGTTACATAACAGGCACTACGCTGCACGTCAATGGCGGTATGTACATGTAA
- the fabD gene encoding ACP S-malonyltransferase, whose amino-acid sequence MKVAFLFPGQGSQSVGMMDAWAEHAGVQAVLQQGNHALGEDLTGLIAHGPADALNLTTNTQPAMLLCSVAMYRAWQQAGGLTPALVAGHSLGEYSALVAAGALDLADAVRTVRVRAQAMQSAVPVGQGGMAAILGLDDEAVRQVCAQASGDQMIVEAVNYNAPAQVVIAGHVAAVEKACELAKAAGAKRALSLPVSAPFHSRLLQPAAQVLQDTLAAIEIHTPNIPLINNVDVAMPADPVAIRDALVRQAWHPVRWVETIQSMKQQGITHLVECGPGKVLSGLVKRIDRDLVAYNITDPASLQQTLDALGA is encoded by the coding sequence ATGAAAGTTGCATTTCTATTTCCTGGTCAGGGTTCTCAGTCAGTCGGCATGATGGATGCCTGGGCTGAGCATGCTGGCGTGCAGGCTGTCTTGCAGCAAGGCAACCATGCCTTGGGCGAAGACCTGACCGGCCTGATTGCCCATGGCCCGGCTGATGCGCTCAATCTCACCACCAATACCCAGCCGGCCATGTTGCTGTGCTCGGTGGCCATGTATCGTGCCTGGCAACAGGCAGGTGGCCTGACGCCCGCGCTGGTGGCTGGTCATAGTCTGGGTGAATATTCGGCGCTGGTGGCGGCCGGTGCCTTGGATCTGGCCGATGCCGTGCGCACGGTACGGGTGCGGGCTCAGGCCATGCAATCGGCGGTTCCGGTGGGCCAGGGGGGCATGGCTGCCATCCTGGGGCTGGATGACGAGGCCGTGCGTCAGGTCTGTGCCCAGGCCAGCGGGGATCAGATGATCGTTGAGGCCGTCAATTACAACGCGCCTGCGCAGGTGGTGATTGCAGGCCATGTGGCTGCCGTCGAAAAGGCCTGCGAGCTTGCCAAGGCTGCCGGGGCAAAGCGCGCCCTGAGCTTGCCGGTGTCCGCGCCCTTTCATTCGCGTTTGCTACAACCGGCCGCCCAGGTGCTGCAAGACACGCTGGCTGCCATCGAGATTCATACACCGAACATTCCGTTGATCAATAACGTCGATGTGGCCATGCCCGCCGACCCGGTTGCGATCCGGGATGCTTTGGTGCGTCAGGCCTGGCATCCAGTGCGCTGGGTAGAGACCATCCAATCCATGAAACAGCAGGGGATCACCCACCTGGTCGAATGTGGCCCAGGCAAGGTGCTCTCTGGCCTGGTAAAGCGCATCGACCGCGATCTGGTCGCTTACAACATTACTGATCCGGCGTCCTTGCAGCAAACATTGGACGCCCTGGGAGCCTGA
- a CDS encoding Maf family protein, with translation MTLILASSSPYRRELLQRLQLPFQCCSPEIDEQPQPDESPRDLAKRLAVEKTRRILADFPDALVIGSDQVADFNGQAIGKPGSHQAAQAQLQSFSGHTVLFHTAVCVSDGKQFLLEEIPTECRFLPLSAAQIQYYLETEQPYDTAGSAKAEALGIALMDSMRSDDPSALIGLPLMAVCRMLRTFGVDPLNPLSLAKP, from the coding sequence ATGACGCTTATCCTGGCTTCCAGCTCGCCCTACCGACGCGAACTGCTGCAACGCCTGCAGTTGCCCTTTCAGTGCTGTTCACCGGAGATCGACGAACAGCCACAGCCCGATGAATCACCGCGCGATTTGGCCAAGCGACTGGCTGTGGAAAAAACCCGCCGTATTTTGGCTGATTTCCCCGACGCGCTGGTGATCGGGTCCGACCAAGTGGCTGATTTCAATGGACAGGCCATTGGCAAACCGGGTTCACATCAGGCCGCCCAAGCACAGCTACAAAGCTTTAGCGGGCACACGGTATTATTCCACACAGCGGTCTGTGTCAGTGATGGGAAGCAATTCCTGCTGGAAGAAATCCCCACCGAATGCCGTTTTCTGCCGCTGTCCGCCGCCCAGATCCAATATTATCTGGAAACAGAGCAGCCTTACGATACGGCAGGCAGCGCCAAGGCCGAAGCCCTGGGCATCGCCCTGATGGACAGCATGCGCAGCGATGACCCGAGCGCGCTGATCGGCCTGCCGCTGATGGCTGTCTGTCGCATGCTGCGCACCTTCGGCGTCGATCCCTTGAACCCATTATCTCTTGCCAAACCATGA
- a CDS encoding beta-ketoacyl-ACP synthase III, which translates to MPYARIAGTGGYLPTHVVTNDELAADLATRGVETSDAWITERTGIRQRHIADPGTKTSTLATAAAQAALENAGLRAEDIDLIIVATSTPDFIFPSTACVVQANLGVGGAAAFDIQAVCSGFVYAMATADAMIRAGRARHALVIGAEVFSGILDWSDRRTCVLFGDGAGAMILSASDQPGILAAQLNADGRQQHILCAAGNVSGGQITGDPFLRMDGQAVFKLAVNSLTRSARQVCEEAGVQLSELDWMVPHQANIRILNFIGRKLDLPEEKLIVTLDRHANTSAASVPLAFDVAWRDGRMQAGQLVLLQGVGGGFTWGSVLVKL; encoded by the coding sequence ATGCCCTACGCCAGGATTGCCGGAACCGGCGGTTATCTGCCTACTCATGTCGTCACCAATGACGAGCTGGCAGCCGATCTAGCGACACGTGGTGTCGAGACCTCAGACGCCTGGATCACAGAGCGCACCGGCATCCGCCAGCGCCATATCGCTGATCCGGGCACCAAGACCAGTACTCTGGCCACCGCTGCGGCTCAGGCCGCGCTGGAAAATGCCGGCCTGCGGGCCGAGGACATCGATCTGATCATCGTGGCCACCTCCACCCCGGATTTTATTTTTCCCAGCACTGCTTGCGTGGTGCAGGCCAATCTGGGTGTCGGGGGGGCGGCTGCTTTTGATATCCAGGCGGTTTGCAGCGGTTTTGTCTATGCCATGGCGACGGCGGATGCCATGATACGTGCGGGGCGTGCACGTCACGCGCTGGTGATTGGCGCCGAAGTTTTTTCCGGCATCCTGGATTGGTCTGATCGCCGCACCTGTGTGCTGTTCGGTGATGGTGCGGGGGCCATGATCCTGAGCGCTTCTGATCAGCCAGGCATCCTGGCGGCCCAGCTCAATGCCGATGGCCGCCAACAGCATATCCTGTGTGCCGCAGGCAATGTGTCCGGGGGGCAGATCACGGGCGATCCGTTTTTGCGCATGGATGGCCAAGCCGTCTTCAAGCTGGCGGTCAATTCTCTGACACGCTCGGCGCGCCAAGTCTGCGAGGAAGCCGGTGTCCAGCTCTCCGAGCTGGATTGGATGGTACCGCATCAGGCCAATATCCGTATTCTCAACTTCATCGGTCGCAAGCTCGATCTGCCCGAGGAAAAACTCATCGTCACGCTGGACCGGCACGCCAATACGTCGGCAGCCAGCGTACCGTTGGCCTTTGATGTCGCTTGGCGCGATGGCCGCATGCAGGCTGGTCAACTGGTCTTGCTGCAGGGGGTGGGGGGTGGCTTCACCTGGGGCTCCGTGCTTGTCAAACTCTAA
- the plsX gene encoding phosphate acyltransferase PlsX — MPDRTITVAIDCMGGDHGLPVTLPAAVAFAQAYPDTRCLLVGDESQIRPLLVDHGRLAGQLDILHASEVVTMHDSVEVALRRKKNSSMRVAAQAVKDGHADAAVSAGNTGAWMAISRYVLKTLEGIDRPAIATALPNQKGGATTVLDLGANVDCTADHLLQFGLMGAALVSAVDKQVQPSVGLLNIGEELIKGNEVVKQAAELLRASGLNFYGNVEGDDIFKGTVDVVVCDGFVGNVVLKSVEGLARMISTMMREEFRRNPLTMASGLVATPVLRRFRARVDNRRYNGAALLGLRGIVIKSHGSADVYAYGQALQRAREAVLNGLLQGTIQRLDALRSRMPSPQSGDATSAV; from the coding sequence ATGCCTGATCGTACTATTACCGTTGCCATCGACTGCATGGGCGGCGACCATGGCCTGCCCGTGACTTTGCCGGCGGCGGTGGCGTTTGCCCAGGCATACCCCGATACCCGCTGTCTGTTGGTGGGCGATGAATCTCAGATCCGTCCCTTGCTGGTCGATCATGGGCGCTTGGCGGGGCAGCTTGATATTTTGCATGCCTCCGAAGTCGTCACGATGCACGATTCGGTCGAGGTCGCCTTGCGCCGCAAGAAAAACTCGTCCATGCGGGTGGCTGCCCAGGCGGTGAAGGACGGTCACGCCGATGCTGCAGTATCGGCAGGCAATACCGGGGCCTGGATGGCAATTTCCCGTTATGTCCTGAAGACCCTGGAAGGCATTGATCGGCCAGCCATTGCCACGGCGCTGCCCAACCAAAAAGGCGGGGCCACCACGGTGCTGGATCTTGGGGCCAATGTCGATTGCACGGCGGACCATCTGCTGCAGTTCGGGCTGATGGGCGCGGCCCTGGTATCGGCAGTGGATAAACAGGTTCAGCCTTCGGTGGGCTTGCTCAATATTGGTGAAGAACTCATCAAGGGCAACGAGGTCGTCAAACAGGCTGCCGAGTTGCTGCGTGCCAGCGGTCTGAACTTCTACGGCAACGTTGAAGGCGACGATATTTTCAAAGGGACAGTCGATGTGGTCGTTTGCGACGGCTTTGTCGGCAATGTCGTCTTGAAATCCGTCGAAGGTCTGGCGCGCATGATCAGCACCATGATGCGTGAGGAGTTCCGCCGCAACCCGCTCACCATGGCCTCCGGCCTGGTGGCCACGCCGGTGTTGCGGCGGTTCCGTGCCCGGGTCGACAATCGTCGCTACAATGGCGCAGCGCTGCTGGGGCTGCGTGGCATCGTCATCAAGAGCCACGGCTCGGCGGATGTCTATGCCTATGGGCAGGCTCTGCAACGCGCCCGTGAAGCAGTCCTTAATGGTCTGCTTCAGGGGACTATCCAGCGCTTGGATGCTTTGCGCAGTCGGATGCCGTCCCCGCAGTCGGGCGATGCGACATCGGCTGTCTAG